A genome region from Mesorhizobium sp. B2-1-8 includes the following:
- a CDS encoding invasion associated locus B family protein produces the protein MTSLNSNAYRLSVMAAGVVGFLCAGLPSASAQQQPQIPQGWFKACTKQEDVDICNVQNIVTAGNGQLVTGVSLIELKGKVNRKVFQVTVPTGRLVPPGIGLQIDAGKAQKLDYVICFPDRCVAEVPLTDQLVASFKKGQGITLTSINFQNQANPIKIALQGFSGAYDGPPLQQSDIEDRQKKLQDFVAKNNQDFAKKLKDEQDKAKTAN, from the coding sequence ATGACGAGCCTGAACAGCAACGCGTACCGCCTGTCGGTCATGGCCGCAGGCGTGGTTGGCTTTCTCTGCGCAGGACTTCCGTCTGCTTCCGCGCAGCAGCAGCCGCAGATTCCGCAGGGCTGGTTCAAGGCCTGCACCAAGCAGGAAGACGTCGACATCTGCAACGTCCAGAACATCGTCACAGCTGGCAACGGCCAGCTCGTCACCGGTGTCAGCCTGATCGAGCTCAAGGGCAAGGTGAACCGCAAGGTGTTCCAGGTGACGGTCCCGACCGGCCGCCTCGTGCCTCCCGGCATCGGCCTGCAAATCGACGCCGGCAAAGCGCAGAAGCTCGACTATGTCATCTGCTTCCCGGATCGTTGCGTGGCCGAAGTGCCGCTGACGGACCAGCTCGTCGCTTCCTTCAAGAAGGGTCAGGGGATCACGCTGACCTCGATCAATTTCCAGAACCAGGCCAATCCGATCAAGATCGCGCTGCAGGGTTTCAGCGGCGCCTATGACGGCCCCCCACTGCAGCAGTCGGACATCGAGGACCGGCAGAAGAAGCTTCAGGACTTCGTCGCCAAGAACAACCAGGACTTCGCCAAGAAGCTCAAGGACGAGCAGGACAAGGCGAAGACCGCCAATTGA
- the hspQ gene encoding heat shock protein HspQ has protein sequence MKTAKFAIGQVVRHRLFPFRGIIFDVDPQFANTDEWYEAIPADVRPRKDQPFYHLLAENSETEYIAYVSEQNLLEDQSGEPVRHPQIKEMFDKKPDGRYAPKRQSRH, from the coding sequence ATGAAAACGGCCAAATTCGCGATCGGACAGGTGGTTCGCCACCGGCTGTTCCCGTTCCGAGGCATCATTTTCGACGTCGATCCGCAATTCGCCAACACCGACGAATGGTACGAAGCCATCCCCGCCGACGTACGGCCACGCAAGGACCAGCCGTTCTACCACCTGCTCGCTGAGAATTCGGAAACCGAATACATCGCCTATGTCTCAGAGCAGAATCTGCTCGAGGATCAGTCGGGAGAACCCGTCCGCCATCCGCAAATCAAGGAAATGTTCGACAAGAAGCCGGATGGGCGCTACGCGCCGAAACGGCAGTCCAGGCACTGA
- a CDS encoding UbiH/UbiF family hydroxylase, whose amino-acid sequence MEHQETARILIAGTGPAGLIAALAFADAGFPVTIAGPEVSAPDGRTTALMTPALKVLERLGVLQDIRPQAAPLKVMRIVDATGRLIRSPVVTFRAGEIDEEQFGLNLPNSVFGPALAGKVAAHSGIEWRRSMVKTWNLGAAKAHATLADGSEIDASLAVAADGRLSPAREAAGISTAARAYPQAALVLNFGHSREHGFTSTEFHTETGPFTQVPLPGNRSSLVWVVKPETAKELAALDDATLSLRIEKQMQSMLGRVTVEPGRQIYPLSTVTPLRFAARRVALVGEAAHVFPPIGAQGLNLGIRDIDDLVGIAAENRGDPGASKALAAYDFKRRPDILARSSAVNLLNVSLLSDMLPAQMARGVGLGVLGGFAPLRAFFMREGLRPGSGFAALAGGLRKPTRQR is encoded by the coding sequence TTGGAGCATCAGGAAACAGCGCGGATACTGATCGCAGGCACGGGGCCGGCGGGATTGATCGCTGCGCTTGCCTTCGCCGATGCCGGCTTTCCGGTGACGATCGCCGGGCCTGAGGTTTCGGCTCCCGATGGCCGCACCACGGCGCTCATGACACCTGCCCTGAAGGTGCTCGAACGGCTGGGCGTGCTCCAGGACATCAGGCCCCAGGCCGCACCGTTGAAGGTGATGCGCATTGTCGATGCGACCGGCCGGCTGATCCGCAGCCCCGTCGTCACTTTCCGCGCCGGCGAAATCGACGAGGAACAGTTCGGCCTGAACCTGCCCAACAGCGTCTTCGGGCCAGCGCTCGCCGGCAAGGTGGCCGCGCATTCCGGGATCGAATGGCGCAGATCGATGGTGAAGACCTGGAATCTCGGCGCCGCCAAGGCTCATGCCACGCTGGCCGACGGCAGCGAGATCGATGCATCGCTTGCGGTCGCTGCCGACGGCCGCCTGTCGCCGGCGCGCGAGGCGGCGGGCATCTCGACGGCGGCGCGCGCCTACCCTCAGGCGGCGCTCGTCCTCAATTTTGGCCATAGCCGCGAGCATGGCTTCACCTCTACGGAGTTCCATACCGAGACCGGCCCGTTCACGCAGGTTCCGCTGCCGGGCAATCGCTCCAGCCTTGTCTGGGTGGTCAAACCCGAGACTGCCAAGGAGCTTGCCGCGTTGGACGACGCAACGCTGTCTTTGCGGATCGAAAAACAGATGCAGTCGATGCTGGGCCGGGTAACCGTGGAGCCGGGCCGCCAGATTTATCCATTATCGACGGTGACCCCTCTGCGTTTCGCGGCGCGACGGGTGGCGCTTGTCGGCGAAGCGGCGCACGTATTCCCGCCGATTGGCGCGCAAGGCCTCAACCTAGGCATCAGGGATATCGACGACCTGGTTGGAATCGCAGCGGAAAATCGCGGAGACCCCGGCGCTTCCAAGGCCCTCGCGGCCTACGATTTCAAACGCCGGCCTGACATCCTCGCGCGGAGTAGCGCGGTCAATCTGCTCAATGTGTCGCTCCTTTCCGATATGTTGCCGGCGCAGATGGCGCGTGGCGTCGGTCTCGGCGTGCTTGGTGGTTTTGCACCGCTTCGCGCCTTTTTCATGCGCGAAGGGCTGCGTCCGGGCAGCGGCTTCGCGGCGCTTGCGGGCGGCCTGCGGAAGCCGACGCGGCAGCGGTAG
- a CDS encoding DUF2182 domain-containing protein, producing MRLDQRGDSAHSSVMTGQQDDFSHLDRAGRATANVARNPRLTINVVVGASIAMAWLLLAAMAIRSAEAQIGAPGDALLRNLPRLPLPAVLERFFALCLSPAPLDASIGPRTLALILMWFLMAIAAMLPSAAPMIRIYCEIADTARIKGEPVVHPLVLFAGYICVWLAASMLFAALTLAVHAFAASGGIFDPVLGVAGGLALLVAGLYQFSGLKEACLTKCRNPFSILFSSWSARAIRVFRLGVAQGIWCLGCCWALMLVMFAVGVMNVFWMALIGMFTLIEKQATGSLPTRLAGAILLVWAAALLVVSL from the coding sequence ATGCGACTTGATCAACGCGGCGATTCGGCCCATTCGAGTGTCATGACCGGCCAGCAGGATGATTTCAGCCACCTCGATCGCGCCGGCCGCGCCACGGCAAACGTCGCACGCAACCCACGCTTGACGATCAACGTCGTCGTCGGTGCAAGCATCGCGATGGCCTGGCTGCTGCTTGCCGCGATGGCGATTCGTAGCGCCGAAGCCCAGATCGGCGCGCCAGGCGACGCTTTGTTGCGTAACTTGCCGCGACTGCCGTTACCGGCCGTCCTCGAACGGTTCTTCGCGCTCTGCCTTTCCCCGGCGCCGCTGGACGCAAGCATCGGGCCGCGTACCCTGGCGCTCATCCTCATGTGGTTTCTCATGGCCATCGCCGCGATGCTGCCATCCGCGGCGCCAATGATCCGAATTTATTGCGAGATCGCCGATACAGCGCGGATCAAGGGGGAGCCGGTCGTCCATCCGCTGGTGCTGTTTGCCGGCTATATCTGCGTCTGGCTTGCCGCCTCGATGCTGTTTGCGGCACTGACACTTGCCGTCCACGCATTCGCCGCCTCCGGGGGAATATTCGATCCGGTGCTTGGGGTTGCCGGTGGGCTCGCCTTGCTGGTTGCCGGCCTCTACCAGTTCAGCGGCCTCAAGGAGGCCTGTCTGACGAAATGCCGGAACCCGTTCTCGATCCTGTTTTCGAGCTGGAGCGCGAGAGCCATCCGCGTCTTCCGGCTCGGCGTCGCGCAAGGCATCTGGTGCCTGGGATGCTGCTGGGCATTGATGCTGGTGATGTTCGCAGTCGGCGTGATGAATGTCTTCTGGATGGCGCTGATCGGCATGTTCACCCTGATTGAAAAACAGGCGACGGGTAGTCTTCCAACCCGGCTGGCTGGTGCGATACTGCTTGTCTGGGCAGCCGCGCTGCTAGTAGTCTCGCTATGA
- a CDS encoding DUF1326 domain-containing protein has protein sequence MADQSWAMKGELVLSCNCTVFCPCVLSLGSHPPTEGYCQTWAGFRIDAGHFGEVDLSGLNLGLIMEIPGYMSRGNWTAGLFIDIRASVYAVKALTKIFTGKAGGTTSLLSILVGKFLGVEQVPITYETRDKTRIFQIPKIIDGAVTPIAGKDREKDTVITNSEYWIAPEIIVARSDKSKMRAFGRNWNFGGRSAEICKLDWRGP, from the coding sequence ATGGCAGATCAGAGCTGGGCAATGAAAGGAGAGCTCGTACTCTCCTGCAATTGCACGGTTTTTTGCCCTTGCGTGCTGTCGCTTGGCAGTCATCCTCCGACCGAGGGCTATTGCCAGACCTGGGCGGGTTTTCGTATCGACGCCGGCCATTTCGGCGAGGTCGACCTCTCCGGCCTCAATCTTGGGCTGATCATGGAAATCCCCGGCTACATGAGCCGCGGCAACTGGACCGCGGGCCTGTTCATCGACATCAGGGCCTCGGTCTACGCGGTCAAGGCTTTGACCAAGATCTTTACCGGCAAGGCCGGCGGGACGACGTCGCTGCTCTCGATCCTGGTCGGCAAATTCCTGGGCGTCGAACAGGTGCCGATAACCTACGAGACGCGGGACAAGACGCGTATTTTCCAGATACCGAAGATCATCGACGGGGCAGTCACGCCAATCGCGGGCAAGGACCGCGAGAAGGATACGGTGATCACGAATTCCGAATACTGGATCGCGCCGGAGATCATCGTGGCGAGGTCCGACAAGAGCAAGATGCGGGCCTTTGGCCGCAACTGGAATTTCGGAGGCCGCTCGGCCGAAATCTGCAAGCTGGATTGGCGGGGTCCGTGA
- the pcsA gene encoding phosphatidylcholine synthase gives MRKNTKARKIAGKITDRIPRPKKKVTWPQARAFSVHLLTASGSFLAFLSLVAASEERWTAMFWWLGLALFVDGIDGPIARKLEVKEILPTWSGELLDNIIDYVTYVLIPAFALYQRGFMGEGLSFLSAAIIVVSSAIYYADTGMKTKENFFKGFPVVWNMVVFTLFVIEPGQWVSFAVVVVAGILTFVPINFIHPVRVERLRPINLGMTLLWCAFGALALAQAALAAFYDQIGVLGEQVSTFTKIGITVTGLYLATIGGLMQLFPNLGAKKA, from the coding sequence GTGAGAAAGAACACAAAGGCCCGCAAGATCGCCGGGAAGATCACCGACCGGATTCCGCGGCCGAAGAAGAAGGTCACCTGGCCGCAGGCGCGCGCGTTTTCGGTGCATCTGCTGACCGCCTCCGGTTCGTTCCTGGCTTTCCTGTCACTGGTCGCGGCGAGCGAGGAGCGCTGGACGGCCATGTTCTGGTGGCTCGGACTGGCGCTGTTCGTCGATGGTATCGACGGGCCGATCGCCCGGAAGCTGGAGGTCAAGGAAATCCTGCCGACCTGGTCCGGCGAACTCCTCGACAACATTATCGACTATGTGACCTATGTGCTGATCCCGGCCTTCGCGCTCTATCAGCGCGGCTTCATGGGCGAAGGCTTGTCGTTCCTTTCGGCTGCGATCATCGTCGTCTCCAGCGCGATCTACTACGCCGATACCGGCATGAAGACGAAGGAGAATTTCTTCAAGGGATTCCCCGTGGTCTGGAACATGGTGGTGTTCACGCTGTTCGTCATCGAACCGGGACAATGGGTTTCCTTCGCGGTGGTGGTGGTGGCCGGCATTCTGACTTTTGTCCCGATCAACTTCATCCATCCGGTGCGGGTGGAGCGGCTGCGGCCGATCAATCTCGGCATGACGCTGTTGTGGTGCGCCTTCGGCGCGCTTGCGCTCGCGCAGGCGGCGCTCGCCGCCTTCTATGACCAGATCGGCGTGCTGGGCGAGCAGGTCAGCACGTTCACCAAGATCGGCATTACCGTTACCGGGCTCTACCTCGCAACCATTGGCGGTCTCATGCAGTTGTTTCCAAACCTCGGCGCCAAAAAGGCCTGA
- a CDS encoding quinone oxidoreductase family protein — protein MSKAIRIHANGGPEVLTYEDADPGQPGSGQILIRHTAIGLNFIDVYHRSGLYPPPGGFPLIPGSEAAGVVLEVGQAIEWLKPGDRIAYAVTTGAYAQERVIDASKVVKVPDGISDEQAAAMMLKGMTAEYLLRRTFKVKAGDTILFHAAAGGVGLILGQWAKHLGATAIGTASSADKIELAKAHGFAHVINYKEQDFVAGVAAITGGGKCDVVYDSVGNDTFPASLDCLKPLGMFVSFGQSSGPIPPFSMSLLAQKGSLFATRPTLFVYNAKREDLDASAAALFEVVLSGAVEIKINQRYALKDAGKAHQDLEGRRTTGTTILVP, from the coding sequence ATGTCCAAAGCGATCCGCATCCACGCCAATGGCGGCCCGGAAGTCCTGACCTATGAAGACGCCGATCCCGGCCAGCCGGGTTCGGGACAGATCCTGATCAGGCATACCGCGATCGGTCTCAACTTCATCGATGTCTATCATCGCTCGGGCCTCTATCCGCCGCCCGGCGGGTTTCCGCTCATTCCGGGCAGCGAAGCCGCCGGCGTGGTGCTGGAAGTCGGCCAGGCCATCGAATGGCTGAAGCCCGGCGACCGGATTGCCTATGCCGTGACGACGGGGGCTTATGCGCAAGAGCGCGTCATCGATGCCAGCAAGGTCGTCAAGGTGCCGGACGGCATCAGCGACGAACAGGCCGCCGCCATGATGCTGAAGGGCATGACCGCGGAATATCTCTTGCGCCGGACCTTCAAGGTGAAGGCAGGCGACACGATCCTGTTTCATGCCGCGGCCGGCGGCGTCGGGCTCATTCTGGGCCAATGGGCGAAGCATCTCGGGGCGACGGCCATCGGCACCGCCAGCTCTGCCGACAAGATCGAACTGGCCAAGGCACACGGCTTCGCTCATGTCATCAACTACAAGGAACAGGATTTCGTCGCCGGCGTGGCCGCAATCACAGGCGGCGGGAAATGCGACGTCGTCTATGACTCGGTCGGTAACGACACATTTCCGGCCTCGCTCGACTGCCTCAAGCCGCTCGGCATGTTCGTCAGCTTCGGCCAGTCCTCGGGACCCATCCCGCCGTTTTCGATGTCGCTGCTGGCGCAGAAGGGCTCGCTGTTCGCAACCAGGCCGACGCTGTTCGTCTACAATGCAAAACGTGAGGACCTCGACGCCTCCGCCGCCGCGCTATTCGAGGTTGTGCTCAGCGGTGCGGTCGAGATCAAGATCAATCAGCGCTACGCGCTGAAAGACGCGGGCAAGGCACATCAGGATCTCGAGGGACGCAGAACGACAGGCACGACCATCCTGGTTCCCTGA
- a CDS encoding ABC transporter ATP-binding protein, whose protein sequence is MGGTVSANHDGANLLEVRGLTKIFGTLTACDHIDLNIAKGEIHALLGENGAGKSTLVKMLFGSLEPNSGEIFWNGQAVRITSPGVAKKLGIGMVFQHFSLFEALTAAENIALSLDDGSPISSIAAKARALSYSYGLPLDPESLVGDLSVGERQRIEIIRCLLQTPQLIILDEPTSVLTPQEADKLFETLERLRSEGKSILYISHRLEEVKRICDRATVLRHGKVVGHCNPREQTASSLARMMVGSEVQAVVRAPVEGIETAQPLLEIRGLNRKPATPFSIPLKNVSLNVRAGEVIGIAGVAGNGQGEFFESVSGEVLQHDAASVRIRGKDAGGLTITGRRLLGAAFVPEERLGHGAAPRMKLSENLLLSRHATDGKAFVGTGGMVKSGAVYAASQRIIEAMDVRKSAPDPEAAALSGGNLQKFIVGRELDRRPSVMVVNQPTWGVDAGAAAHIRQALIELSRSGSAVLVISQDLDELFEISDAIAVMHNGELSKPMPIAEATFEKVGLLMGGAEPGHAEHTLETA, encoded by the coding sequence ATGGGAGGCACTGTGAGTGCAAATCATGATGGGGCGAACCTGCTCGAGGTTCGCGGACTGACCAAGATATTCGGCACGCTGACAGCGTGCGACCATATCGACCTCAACATCGCCAAAGGTGAAATCCACGCTTTGCTCGGCGAGAACGGCGCCGGCAAATCGACGCTGGTCAAGATGCTGTTCGGCTCGCTGGAGCCCAATTCGGGCGAGATTTTCTGGAACGGTCAAGCGGTGCGGATCACCAGCCCGGGCGTTGCCAAGAAGCTCGGCATCGGCATGGTGTTCCAACATTTTTCGCTGTTCGAGGCGCTGACGGCAGCCGAGAACATCGCGCTGTCGCTCGATGACGGCTCGCCGATCAGCAGCATCGCGGCCAAGGCCAGGGCGCTTTCCTACAGTTACGGCCTGCCGCTCGACCCGGAATCGCTGGTCGGCGACCTTTCGGTCGGCGAACGCCAGCGCATCGAGATCATCCGCTGTCTGCTGCAGACGCCACAACTAATCATCCTGGACGAGCCGACATCGGTGCTGACGCCGCAGGAAGCCGACAAGCTGTTCGAGACGCTGGAGCGGTTGCGTTCGGAAGGCAAATCGATCCTCTACATTTCGCACCGACTCGAAGAGGTCAAACGCATCTGCGATCGCGCCACGGTGCTGCGGCACGGCAAGGTGGTCGGTCACTGCAACCCGCGCGAGCAGACAGCCTCATCGCTCGCGCGCATGATGGTCGGCAGCGAGGTGCAGGCCGTGGTGCGGGCGCCGGTCGAGGGGATCGAAACCGCGCAGCCGCTGCTCGAAATCCGCGGCCTCAACCGCAAGCCGGCAACGCCGTTTTCCATTCCGCTCAAGAACGTCAGCCTCAATGTCCGCGCCGGCGAGGTGATCGGCATTGCCGGTGTCGCCGGCAATGGCCAGGGTGAGTTCTTCGAGTCCGTCTCCGGCGAGGTTTTGCAGCACGATGCCGCCTCGGTGCGCATCCGCGGCAAGGACGCCGGCGGCCTCACCATTACCGGGCGGCGCCTGCTGGGGGCTGCCTTCGTGCCGGAAGAGCGTCTCGGCCATGGTGCCGCGCCGCGCATGAAACTCTCGGAAAACCTCTTGCTGTCGCGCCATGCCACGGACGGCAAGGCTTTTGTCGGCACCGGTGGCATGGTCAAGAGTGGCGCCGTCTACGCCGCCTCACAACGCATCATCGAGGCAATGGATGTTCGCAAAAGCGCGCCGGATCCTGAAGCGGCGGCACTTTCGGGCGGCAATCTGCAGAAATTCATCGTCGGCCGCGAACTCGACCGCCGGCCAAGCGTGATGGTGGTGAACCAACCGACATGGGGCGTCGACGCCGGAGCCGCCGCGCACATCCGCCAGGCCTTGATCGAGCTCTCTCGCAGCGGATCGGCCGTATTGGTGATCAGCCAGGATCTGGACGAGCTGTTCGAGATATCGGACGCGATCGCCGTCATGCACAATGGCGAACTCTCGAAGCCGATGCCGATCGCCGAAGCGACTTTCGAGAAGGTCGGCTTGCTGATGGGCGGCGCCGAACCCGGCCACGCCGAACACACGCTGGAGACGGCATGA
- a CDS encoding ABC transporter permease: MMRLELVKRPQRSALFSMLSPFIAFALTIIAGAIMFALLGVNPLNAFKIYFIEPISQVWQLHELAIKAAPLILIAVGLSVCYKANIWNIGAEGQFIFGAIFGSIIPVLFPQFEGPLVLPLMLLLGMVGGAAYAAIPALLKTRFSTNEILTSLMLVYVAQLFLDWLVRGPWRDPQGHGFPQTIQFGDSAVLPELMPDAGRANWGFVFALVAAVLIWILMGRMLKGFEVRVLGSSPRAGRFAGFGLNRMVFFAFLLSGALAGLAGISEVSGAIGQLQPVISPGYGFTAIIVAFLGRLNPLGIVAAGLVLALTYLGGEAVQSALGISDKVARVFQGMLLFFVLGCDTLIHYRIRLIGLALTKQEAPAKLEAAPKLKEAR, encoded by the coding sequence ATGATGCGCCTCGAACTCGTCAAACGCCCGCAGCGCTCGGCGCTGTTTTCGATGCTGTCGCCGTTCATCGCCTTCGCGCTGACCATCATCGCCGGAGCCATTATGTTCGCGCTGCTCGGCGTCAACCCACTCAACGCATTCAAGATCTATTTCATCGAGCCGATCAGCCAGGTCTGGCAGTTGCATGAGCTGGCAATCAAGGCCGCACCGCTGATCCTGATCGCTGTCGGCCTGTCTGTCTGCTACAAGGCCAACATCTGGAACATCGGCGCCGAGGGCCAGTTCATCTTCGGTGCCATCTTCGGCTCCATCATTCCGGTGCTGTTTCCGCAATTCGAAGGCCCGCTGGTGCTGCCGCTGATGCTTCTGCTCGGCATGGTCGGCGGTGCGGCCTACGCGGCGATCCCCGCCTTGCTGAAGACCCGGTTCTCCACCAACGAAATCCTGACCAGCCTGATGCTGGTCTACGTCGCGCAGCTGTTCCTCGACTGGCTGGTGCGCGGTCCCTGGCGCGATCCGCAGGGACACGGCTTTCCGCAGACGATCCAGTTCGGCGACTCGGCCGTGCTGCCAGAGCTGATGCCGGATGCCGGGCGCGCCAATTGGGGCTTCGTCTTCGCCCTGGTTGCGGCGGTGCTGATCTGGATCCTGATGGGCCGCATGCTCAAGGGTTTCGAGGTCCGCGTGCTGGGTTCCAGCCCGAGGGCAGGGCGGTTCGCCGGCTTCGGCCTCAACCGCATGGTGTTCTTCGCCTTCCTGCTGTCTGGAGCACTCGCCGGCCTTGCCGGTATCTCGGAGGTTTCCGGCGCGATCGGGCAACTGCAGCCCGTGATTTCGCCCGGCTATGGCTTCACCGCCATCATCGTGGCCTTCCTCGGCCGCCTCAATCCGCTCGGCATCGTCGCCGCGGGCCTGGTGCTGGCGCTGACCTATCTCGGCGGCGAGGCGGTGCAAAGCGCGCTCGGCATTTCCGACAAGGTGGCGAGAGTGTTCCAGGGGATGCTGCTGTTCTTCGTGCTCGGCTGCGACACGCTCATTCATTACCGCATCCGCTTGATCGGCCTGGCGCTGACGAAACAGGAAGCCCCCGCCAAGCTCGAGGCCGCACCAAAGTTGAAGGAAGCCCGCTGA
- a CDS encoding ABC transporter permease, which translates to MDITVNILLTIATAATPLLIAAIGELVVERSGVLNLGVEGMMVMGAVGGFGAGYLTGSPWIGLLAAIVVGALFSLLFAVMTLSLATNQVATGLSLTLLGLGLSGMMGTRFVGQPGVRLPNLDIPGLSSIPVVGRLLFGQDPVFYISIALTAAVMWFLFKTRTGLTLRSIGDSHTSAHALGIKVIRYRYLAVIFGGACAGLAGGHLSLVYTPQWVENMSAGRGWIALALVVFASWRPWRVLAGAYIFGAVWIGQLHAQAFGIPVPSQMLSSLPYLATVVVLVLISRNKRLTMMNTPASLGQPFVPDR; encoded by the coding sequence ATGGACATCACGGTCAACATCCTCCTGACCATCGCAACTGCGGCGACGCCGCTCTTGATCGCGGCGATCGGCGAACTGGTGGTCGAACGCTCCGGCGTGCTCAATCTTGGTGTCGAAGGCATGATGGTCATGGGCGCCGTCGGCGGCTTCGGAGCCGGTTACCTGACCGGATCGCCCTGGATCGGCCTCCTGGCGGCAATCGTCGTGGGAGCGCTTTTCTCCCTGCTGTTTGCCGTCATGACGCTGTCGCTGGCCACCAACCAGGTGGCGACCGGCCTGTCACTGACGCTGCTCGGCCTCGGCCTCTCCGGCATGATGGGAACGCGTTTCGTCGGCCAGCCCGGCGTCAGGTTGCCCAATCTCGACATTCCCGGCCTCAGCTCGATTCCGGTCGTGGGTAGGCTGCTGTTTGGCCAGGACCCTGTATTCTACATTTCGATCGCGCTGACGGCTGCGGTAATGTGGTTCCTGTTCAAGACGCGTACCGGGCTGACGCTGCGTTCGATCGGCGACAGCCACACATCGGCGCATGCGCTCGGCATCAAGGTCATCCGCTACCGCTACCTCGCGGTCATCTTCGGCGGCGCCTGCGCCGGTCTTGCCGGCGGGCATCTGTCGCTCGTCTATACGCCGCAATGGGTCGAGAACATGTCCGCTGGCCGCGGCTGGATCGCGCTGGCACTGGTGGTGTTCGCATCCTGGCGGCCGTGGCGGGTGCTGGCCGGCGCCTACATCTTCGGCGCGGTGTGGATCGGCCAGCTTCATGCACAGGCTTTTGGCATTCCGGTGCCCTCGCAGATGCTTTCTTCTCTGCCCTATCTGGCAACCGTCGTGGTTCTCGTTCTAATCTCGCGCAACAAGCGTCTGACGATGATGAACACGCCGGCCTCCCTGGGGCAGCCATTCGTTCCGGATCGTTGA
- a CDS encoding BMP family ABC transporter substrate-binding protein, translating to MKKLLIALMTTTAALSLAASAEAADKLKACWVYTGPIGDFGYSYQHDQGRLEVEKALSDKVETAYLENVSEGPDADRAFERLAREGCKIIFGTSFGFMDAEVKVAKKFPKVMFEHATGYKTGDNLGIYNARFYEGRYVLGQIAAKESKSGVAGYIVSFPIPEVVMGINSFMLGAQSINPNFKAKIVWVNSWFDPGKEADAAKALFDQGADIIVQHTDSTAPLQVAEERKLHGFGQSSDMIKFAPHAQLTSLTDEWGPYYISRVQAAIDGTWKPDNVWLGIKDGAVKLAPFTNMPDDVKAMAEATEKKIAGGWNPFTGPIAKQDGSAWLKDGEVADDGTLLGMNFYVKGVDDKLPQ from the coding sequence ATGAAAAAACTGCTTATTGCCCTGATGACAACGACAGCGGCCTTGTCGCTGGCGGCGTCCGCGGAGGCTGCCGACAAGTTGAAAGCCTGCTGGGTCTACACCGGCCCGATCGGCGATTTCGGCTATTCCTACCAGCACGACCAGGGCCGCCTCGAGGTCGAGAAAGCGCTCAGCGACAAGGTCGAAACCGCCTATCTGGAGAACGTCTCCGAAGGCCCCGACGCCGACCGTGCTTTCGAGCGTCTGGCGCGCGAAGGCTGCAAGATCATCTTCGGCACCTCGTTCGGTTTCATGGACGCCGAAGTGAAGGTCGCCAAGAAGTTTCCCAAGGTGATGTTCGAGCACGCCACCGGATACAAGACCGGGGACAATCTCGGCATCTACAATGCGCGCTTCTATGAAGGCCGCTACGTGCTCGGCCAGATCGCGGCCAAGGAATCGAAGTCCGGCGTCGCCGGCTACATCGTCTCCTTCCCGATCCCGGAAGTGGTGATGGGCATCAACTCCTTCATGCTCGGCGCACAGTCGATCAATCCGAACTTCAAGGCCAAGATCGTCTGGGTGAACTCGTGGTTCGATCCGGGCAAGGAAGCCGACGCCGCCAAGGCGCTGTTCGACCAGGGCGCCGACATCATCGTCCAGCACACCGACTCGACCGCTCCCCTGCAGGTGGCCGAAGAGCGCAAGCTGCACGGCTTCGGCCAGTCATCCGACATGATCAAGTTCGCGCCGCACGCGCAGTTGACCTCGCTGACCGACGAGTGGGGTCCGTACTACATCAGCCGCGTGCAGGCAGCTATCGACGGCACCTGGAAGCCGGACAATGTCTGGCTCGGCATCAAGGACGGCGCGGTCAAGCTCGCGCCCTTCACCAACATGCCTGACGACGTGAAGGCGATGGCCGAAGCGACCGAAAAGAAGATCGCCGGCGGCTGGAACCCCTTCACCGGGCCGATCGCCAAGCAGGACGGCTCGGCATGGCTGAAGGACGGCGAGGTCGCCGACGACGGCACGCTGCTCGGCATGAATTTCTACGTCAAGGGCGTCGACGACAAGCTGCCGCAGTAA